The DNA window GGTCGGCCTCGAGACCACCGTCTCCCTGGCCGGGAGCTCCTACGGCGTCGACCTCTCCCCGGCGGCGTTCTTCGGCTACCTGCTCGGCGTCGAGATGCTGGTCGCGCTCCTCTCGATGGCACCCGCCGCCAAGGCCGCGGAACGGGTCGGGCTCAAGCCGGTCGTCGGGCTGGGGTTCGCGGTGTACGCCCTCTTCCCGGTCGTGCTCATCGCCGGCCCGGAGGTGCTCGCGTCGGCGATGCCGCTCTCCTGGGCGATGGTCCTCGTCTTCGCGTTCTCCGGGCTCCGCTTCGCGGGCCTCCCCTCCCACAAGGCGTTGATCGTCGGACCCGCGGAGCGGGGAACGGGCGGTCGCGTCACCGGGACGTACTACCTGTTGCGGAACACGGTCGTGATCCCGAGCGCCGCGCTCGGCGGCTACCTCTGGGAGTTCGCCAGCCCCGAGGTCGCGTTCGCGATCGCGGCGGCGATCGGCGTCGTCGGCACCGGCTACTTCCTCGTCTTCGGCGAGGAGTTCGAGGCGTACCGCTGATCGAACTCGCCACACCCGTCTCGCCGCACCCGCCGACCGTTTAAGTCCGCGCGAGTCGAACGGGAACCGATGTGTGGCCGCTACACCCTGTTCACGCCCGCGTCGGAGCTCGAGTCCCGCTTCGGCGTGGCGTTCGGGGACGGCTTCGAGCCCAGCTACAACTGCGCGCCCGGCGAGGACCTCCCGGTCGTGACGGCCGAGGATCCGGACGGGGCCACCCGCATGACGTGGGGACTGACGCCGTCGTGGGCCGACGAGTCGTTCGACCTGATCAACGCCCGAGCGGAGACGGTTCGGGAGAAACGGAGCTTCGCGGACGCCTACGAGTCCCGCCGGTGTCTCGTTCCCGCGGACGGGTTCTACGAGTGGGTCGACGAGGGCGGCGAGGCCGGAACGCGGCCGTACCGCGTCGCCTTCGAGGACGACCGACCGTTCGCGATGGCCGGGCTGTACGAGCGGTGGACGCCGCCGAAGCCGGAGACGACACAGACCGGGCTCGGCGCGTTCGGCGGCGGGGCGGACGCGGACGGCGAGGGGCGTGACGAGGACGACCGCGTCCGCGAGACGTTCACGATCGTGACGACCGAGCCGAACGACCTGGTCGCCGACCTCCACCACCGAATGGCGGTGATCCTCGCGCCGGACGAGGAGGAGCGCTGGCTCCGCGGCGACCCCGAGGACGCGGCGGCGCTCATGGATCCCTTCCCGGCCGCTGAGATGGAGGCGTATCCGGTCTCGACGCGGGTGAACGCGGCCGGAACCGACGGCCCGGAGCTGATCGAACCGGTCGGCACCGACTGAGTTCGGGCGGTTCGACCGACGAAACCGACGAAACCGACGAAACCGACGAAACGGCTCCCGACGGGACGGTCGCCGGCGAGGCCGGACGCGTCGGATTCGAGGGACAAGCGATCGTTTGTGTCTTGCGAGCTTTTACCGCGGTCGCGACACGTCTCACGCACATGGACGCGAGACGACTGCTGCT is part of the Halorubrum aethiopicum genome and encodes:
- a CDS encoding SOS response-associated peptidase, translated to MCGRYTLFTPASELESRFGVAFGDGFEPSYNCAPGEDLPVVTAEDPDGATRMTWGLTPSWADESFDLINARAETVREKRSFADAYESRRCLVPADGFYEWVDEGGEAGTRPYRVAFEDDRPFAMAGLYERWTPPKPETTQTGLGAFGGGADADGEGRDEDDRVRETFTIVTTEPNDLVADLHHRMAVILAPDEEERWLRGDPEDAAALMDPFPAAEMEAYPVSTRVNAAGTDGPELIEPVGTD